One stretch of Lucilia cuprina isolate Lc7/37 chromosome 6, ASM2204524v1, whole genome shotgun sequence DNA includes these proteins:
- the LOC124420608 gene encoding uncharacterized protein LOC124420608, whose product MADINLHQESHVDLLLGGNIYSQILLEGVKWNHDRSLVAQRTVFGWIITGKSSTPNKSPVASSFYNELNLSHQLSKFWELEEIPEASRMSKDDEYCEEYYLATTYREPSGRFVVSLPFRRNFRIETSLGTSRNIALRQYLRNEAILSRSPNDKAEYDNVVKEYETLGHMTRITDELSVLDNSSYYLPHHAAETRQHHN is encoded by the coding sequence ATGGCTGATATAAACTTGCACCAAGAATCACATGTTGACCTTTTACTCGGAGGCAATATATATTCACAAATATTACTTGAAGGTGTAAAATGGAATCATGATCGCTCACTTGTGGCCCAGCGTACCGTGTTTGGTTGGATCATTACCGGCAAATCATCAACTCCGAATAAATCACCTGTCGCTTCTTCGTTCTACAACGAACTTAACCTTAGTCACCAGTTATCAAAATTCTGGGAACTGGAGGAAATACCTGAAGCTTCTCGGATGTCGAAAGATGATGAATATTGCGAGGAATATTATCTGGCTACCACCTATCGTGAACCATCTGGCCGTTTTGTGGTTTCTCTTCCTTTTCGTAGAAATTTCCGGATTGAAACATCTTTAGGAACTTCTCGCAATATTGCTTTACGGCAATATCTTCGTAACGAAGCCATATTAAGTAGATCTCCCAACGATAAAGCCGAATACGATAACGTAGTGAAAGAATATGAGACTTTAGGCCATATGACACGTATTACGGATGAACTTTCGGTTCTTGACAATTCATCTTACTACTTACCACATCATGCTGCTGAAACCAGACAGCACCACAACTAA
- the LOC124420609 gene encoding uncharacterized protein LOC124420609: MNEQPCFLWSNSTIVLAWLQKPAYSWITFVANCVALIKEKVGNCIWNHVNSKENPADLASRGITAMELAESSLWWQGPTWLRLIPFPRPSCSVNFETSEEIRPVKSHVTQVSPTDFLLRFSDLPRAMRVICYIFGFFICPTLHNVKVDNTLVMTFVNQKFCSLGRDS; the protein is encoded by the coding sequence ATGAACGAACAACCCTGTTTTTTATGGTCGAACTCTACAATAGTACTGGCATGGCTACAAAAGCCGGCATACTCATGGATAACTTTTGTAGCGAATTGTGTGGCTTTAATAAAAGAGAAGGTTGGCAATTGCATTTGGAATCACGTCAACTCCAAGGAAAACCCTGCCGATCTAGCGTCCCGTGGTATCACTGCTATGGAATTGGCAGAAAGCTCTTTGTGGTGGCAAGGTCCAACATGGCTAAGACTCATCCCTTTCCCAAGGCCATCATGCTCTGTTAATTTTGAGACTAGTGAGGAAATTCGTCCAGTGAAATCACATGTTACTCAAGTATCACCAACAGATTTTTTACTTCGCTTTTCGGATCTACCACGAGCCATGCGtgtaatttgttatattttcggTTTTTTCATTTGTCCCACCCTACACAACGTCAAGGTCGACAATACCCTAGTCATGACCTTCGTCAATCAGAAATTTTGTTCGTTAGGACGAGACTCGTAA